Proteins from one Amycolatopsis endophytica genomic window:
- a CDS encoding amidohydrolase family protein, which yields MTRLPKIALEEAYEHPDRVACLLADEAALADASDRGGVTPEFYRPVQEKLGEFGDIRLRSMDAAGIRHTILSLTAPGVQSILDPAAATAEARRQNDFLAERIAEHPDRYSGFAAVALQEPENAATELRRAVTELGFKGALVNGYTNIGDGEHGSYLDEPRYHPFWEALAELDVPLYLHPRPPLPGSLYDGHPEMKGATWGFGAETAAHTVRLLLSGHFDRFPTAKLIVGHLGEGLPSLLWRTQHRFADNPFGRRLRKTLPEYVADNIWITTSGTFDDHALINAVLTVGADHILFSVDYPYSENAEAADWIERAPVSELDRRKIAHGNAAALFGV from the coding sequence ATGACACGGCTGCCGAAGATCGCCCTGGAAGAGGCCTACGAGCACCCGGACCGGGTGGCGTGCCTCCTCGCCGACGAGGCCGCGCTGGCGGACGCCTCGGACCGGGGCGGGGTGACGCCGGAGTTCTACCGTCCGGTGCAGGAGAAACTCGGCGAGTTCGGCGACATCCGGCTGCGAAGTATGGACGCCGCCGGTATCCGCCACACCATCCTGTCGCTGACCGCGCCCGGCGTGCAGAGCATCCTCGACCCCGCCGCCGCGACCGCGGAAGCCCGGCGCCAGAACGACTTCCTCGCCGAGCGGATCGCCGAGCACCCGGACCGGTACTCCGGCTTCGCGGCGGTCGCGCTGCAGGAACCGGAGAACGCGGCCACCGAACTGCGGCGCGCGGTCACCGAACTCGGCTTCAAGGGCGCGCTCGTCAACGGCTACACCAACATCGGCGACGGCGAGCACGGCAGCTACCTCGACGAGCCGCGGTACCACCCGTTCTGGGAGGCGCTCGCCGAACTGGACGTGCCGCTGTACCTGCACCCGCGGCCGCCGCTGCCGGGCAGCCTCTACGACGGGCACCCCGAGATGAAGGGCGCCACGTGGGGTTTCGGCGCCGAGACCGCCGCCCACACCGTGCGGTTGCTGCTCAGCGGCCACTTCGACCGGTTCCCCACCGCGAAGCTGATCGTGGGGCACCTGGGGGAGGGGCTGCCGTCGCTGCTGTGGCGGACGCAGCACCGGTTCGCCGACAACCCGTTCGGCCGTCGCTTGCGCAAGACGCTGCCCGAGTACGTCGCGGACAACATCTGGATCACCACGAGCGGCACCTTCGACGACCACGCCCTGATCAACGCGGTACTCACGGTCGGCGCCGATCACATCCTGTTCTCCGTGGACTACCCGTACTCGGAGAACGCCGAGGCGGCCGACTGGATCGAACGGGCGCCGGTCAGCGAACTCGACCGCCGCAAGATCGCCCACGGCAACGCGGCCGCCCTGTTCGGCGTCTGA
- a CDS encoding TetR/AcrR family transcriptional regulator, which translates to MTLRERQKQQTRLGLLEQAKALFVERGYAAVTIDDIVSAVGCSRATFYLHFSGKPEILQKIGAETMARRAVAVYADLDAVLETGSRAELTGWMRRAVAWFEENQAILPAWDEAVALEPDFKAIAKRAVDELPAAMPRYLARWGEARREEAHLRIELLVSQLERFFTRWAVQGTIEAGADTAAEVLGDIWFPALMPPGQR; encoded by the coding sequence ATGACGCTGCGCGAACGGCAGAAGCAACAGACCCGTCTCGGCCTGCTGGAACAGGCGAAGGCGCTGTTCGTCGAGCGCGGGTACGCCGCGGTGACGATCGACGACATCGTCTCCGCGGTGGGATGCAGCCGCGCGACGTTCTACCTGCACTTCTCCGGCAAACCGGAGATCCTGCAGAAGATCGGCGCGGAGACCATGGCGCGGCGGGCGGTGGCGGTCTACGCCGACCTCGACGCCGTGCTGGAGACCGGTTCGCGCGCCGAGTTGACCGGTTGGATGCGGCGCGCGGTGGCGTGGTTCGAGGAGAACCAGGCGATCCTGCCCGCGTGGGACGAGGCGGTCGCACTCGAACCGGACTTCAAGGCCATCGCGAAACGGGCGGTCGACGAACTGCCCGCGGCGATGCCCCGCTACCTCGCGCGCTGGGGCGAGGCCCGCCGGGAGGAGGCGCACCTGCGGATCGAACTGCTGGTCAGCCAGCTGGAACGGTTCTTCACCCGCTGGGCGGTGCAGGGCACGATCGAGGCCGGTGCGGACACCGCCGCCGAGGTGCTCGGCGACATCTGGTTTCCGGCCCTGATGCCACCCGGGCAGCGATAG
- a CDS encoding FAD-dependent monooxygenase — MQFYLDGYRPGDPFVERPHASVADRGGDLPDTADVVIVGCGPAGLVLAAQLAQFPGIRTVILDRRDGPLEVGQADGVACRTVEMFEAFGLAGRLIDEGYQVNEVTFWQPDPGDGSSITRTGRIDDVEEGLSEMPHMIVNQARMLTYLRDHMRRSSTRAEPYYGLHATDVRIGEGSEYPVTVTVDHVEGFEPTGETSTIRAKYVVGCDGARSGVRKAIGRSLEGDAANSSWGVLDVLAVTDFPDIRLKSAIHSEHGSVLVIPREGGYLVRLYIELDNERDAEMLRERTVTPEKLAAVANRILHPYTLEVKQVGWWAVYEIGQRLCRRFDDVPDDIPDSTADSTRLPRVFIAGDACHTHSAKAGQGMNVSMADAWNLGWKLGTVLRGTSRPEVLRTYSAERQEVARELIEFDREFAAAFSTRPGQDADREEFQRYFRQQGRFTAGVAVRYEPSIVTAATTHQHLAEGFPAGMRFHSAPVIRLADAKPVHLGHAARADGAWRLYAFADRVHPAAPGSRLRALAGFLGSEKSPLTRFTPAGAEPDSVIDVRAVLQQGHRDVAVADLPPVLLPRKGPFGLTDYEKTFCPDPATDVFDLRGVSRDTGCLVVVRPDQYVAHVLPLDAYEELTGFFDGVLVEV; from the coding sequence GTGCAGTTCTACCTCGACGGCTACCGGCCGGGGGACCCGTTCGTCGAACGGCCGCACGCGAGTGTGGCGGACCGCGGCGGCGACCTGCCGGACACCGCGGACGTCGTGATCGTGGGCTGCGGGCCCGCCGGGCTGGTGCTCGCCGCGCAGCTCGCCCAGTTCCCCGGGATCCGCACGGTGATCCTCGACCGGCGCGACGGGCCGCTGGAGGTGGGGCAGGCCGACGGGGTCGCCTGCCGCACGGTGGAGATGTTCGAGGCGTTCGGTCTCGCCGGCCGTCTGATCGACGAGGGGTACCAGGTCAACGAGGTCACGTTCTGGCAGCCGGACCCGGGTGACGGCTCGTCCATCACCCGCACCGGGCGGATCGACGACGTCGAAGAGGGCCTGTCCGAGATGCCGCACATGATCGTCAACCAGGCGCGGATGCTGACCTACCTGCGTGACCACATGCGGCGCTCCTCCACCCGCGCCGAGCCGTACTACGGCCTGCACGCCACGGATGTGCGGATCGGCGAGGGCTCCGAGTACCCGGTCACCGTCACCGTGGACCACGTCGAGGGTTTCGAGCCCACCGGCGAGACGTCCACCATCCGCGCGAAGTACGTCGTCGGCTGCGACGGGGCCCGCAGCGGTGTCCGCAAGGCCATCGGCCGGAGCCTGGAGGGCGACGCGGCGAACTCGTCATGGGGTGTGCTGGACGTCCTGGCCGTCACCGATTTCCCCGACATCCGGCTGAAATCCGCCATCCACTCCGAGCACGGCAGCGTCCTCGTCATCCCGCGCGAGGGCGGGTACCTGGTCCGCCTCTACATCGAGCTGGACAACGAGCGCGACGCGGAGATGCTGCGCGAGCGCACGGTCACGCCGGAGAAGCTGGCCGCGGTCGCCAACCGGATCCTGCACCCGTACACGCTGGAGGTGAAACAGGTCGGCTGGTGGGCGGTGTACGAGATCGGACAGCGCCTGTGCCGCCGCTTCGACGACGTCCCCGACGACATCCCCGACAGCACCGCCGACAGCACGCGCCTGCCACGGGTGTTCATCGCGGGCGATGCCTGCCATACGCACAGCGCGAAGGCCGGGCAGGGCATGAACGTGTCGATGGCCGACGCGTGGAACCTGGGCTGGAAGCTCGGCACCGTGCTGCGCGGCACGTCGCGCCCGGAGGTGCTGCGGACCTATTCGGCCGAGCGCCAGGAGGTCGCCAGGGAACTGATCGAGTTCGACCGCGAGTTCGCCGCCGCGTTCAGCACCCGCCCCGGGCAGGACGCGGACCGGGAGGAGTTCCAGCGCTACTTCCGGCAGCAGGGCCGGTTCACCGCCGGGGTCGCCGTCCGCTACGAGCCCTCGATCGTCACCGCGGCGACCACGCACCAGCACCTGGCCGAGGGGTTCCCGGCGGGGATGCGGTTCCACTCCGCGCCGGTGATCCGGCTGGCCGACGCCAAACCGGTGCACCTCGGTCACGCCGCCCGCGCTGACGGCGCCTGGCGCCTGTACGCGTTCGCCGACCGCGTCCACCCCGCCGCGCCCGGCTCGCGGCTGCGGGCGCTGGCCGGGTTCCTGGGCTCGGAGAAGTCGCCGCTGACCCGTTTCACCCCGGCGGGTGCCGAACCGGACTCGGTGATCGACGTGCGGGCCGTGCTGCAACAGGGCCACCGCGACGTCGCGGTGGCCGACCTGCCGCCCGTTCTGTTGCCGCGCAAGGGCCCGTTCGGCCTCACCGACTACGAGAAGACCTTCTGCCCGGACCCGGCCACCGACGTCTTCGACCTGCGAGGCGTCTCGCGGGACACCGGATGCCTGGTGGTGGTGCGACCGGACCAGTACGTCGCGCACGTCCTGCCGCTGGACGCGTACGAGGAGCTGACCGGCTTCTTCGACGGGGTGCTGGTGGAGGTCTGA
- a CDS encoding SDR family NAD(P)-dependent oxidoreductase, translating to MGKLEGKTAVVTGAATGIGRATAARLVAEGAYVYLTGRRKAELDAAAASIGPSAVAVPGDIAEPADLDRLYDEVRARGRGLDVLFANAGWAAFAPLEQATEEQFDQTFGINVRGTWHTVQKALPLFNEGASVILNASIRADDGRENFGLYSASKAATRSLARTWANELKGRGIRVNAISPGAIDTPGIDRVVGEAEAAVMKAGLAEDVPIRRLGRAEEIAGVVAFLASADSTFILGANLDVDGGENQF from the coding sequence ATGGGAAAGCTCGAAGGCAAGACCGCGGTCGTCACCGGCGCCGCCACCGGGATCGGGCGGGCCACCGCGGCCCGCTTGGTGGCCGAAGGCGCGTACGTCTACCTGACCGGACGGCGCAAGGCCGAACTGGACGCGGCCGCCGCGTCCATCGGCCCGTCGGCCGTCGCGGTGCCGGGTGACATCGCGGAGCCCGCCGACCTGGACCGCCTCTACGACGAGGTCCGCGCCCGCGGCCGGGGACTGGACGTGCTGTTCGCCAACGCGGGCTGGGCCGCGTTCGCCCCGCTGGAGCAGGCCACCGAGGAGCAGTTCGACCAGACCTTCGGCATCAATGTCCGGGGCACCTGGCACACCGTTCAGAAAGCGCTGCCCCTGTTCAACGAGGGCGCATCGGTGATCCTCAACGCCTCGATCCGCGCCGACGACGGCCGGGAGAACTTCGGCCTGTACTCGGCGTCGAAGGCCGCGACGCGTTCGCTCGCGCGGACCTGGGCCAACGAACTGAAGGGCCGGGGCATCCGGGTCAACGCCATTTCGCCGGGCGCGATCGACACCCCGGGCATCGACCGGGTCGTCGGCGAGGCGGAGGCGGCCGTGATGAAGGCCGGGCTCGCCGAGGACGTGCCGATCCGCAGGCTCGGCCGCGCGGAGGAGATCGCCGGCGTGGTCGCCTTCCTCGCCTCCGCCGACAGCACCTTCATCCTCGGCGCGAACCTCGACGTCGACGGCGGTGAGAACCAGTTCTGA